In Streptomyces hawaiiensis, one genomic interval encodes:
- a CDS encoding Gfo/Idh/MocA family oxidoreductase — MRIGVIGTGRIGTIHANTLSRHRDVGSLILTDADAARAQDLAHRLGETAAPGVEEIFRWGVDAVVITTATSAHAELIGRAARSGLPVFCEKPIALDLPGSLSAIAEVETAGTVLQMGFQRRFDAGYTGAREAVRSGRLGRLHTVRALTSDQAPPDAAWLPLSGGLYRDTLIHDFDVVRWVTGREVADVYAAGSDAGPRMFREAGDVDTAAALLTLDDGTLATLTATRMNGAGYDVRMELAGERDQIVVGLDDRTPIASTEPTGPPAADKPWTGFLERFGPAYEAELNAFVEVVRGERANPCDGREALQALRVAEACELSRRERRPVHLAEIAGGASPALA, encoded by the coding sequence ATGCGCATCGGCGTCATCGGTACGGGCCGCATCGGCACCATCCACGCGAACACGCTCAGTCGGCATCGCGACGTCGGCTCCCTGATCCTCACGGACGCGGACGCCGCCAGGGCCCAGGACCTGGCGCACCGGCTGGGCGAGACGGCGGCGCCCGGTGTGGAGGAGATCTTCCGCTGGGGGGTCGACGCCGTGGTGATCACGACGGCGACGTCGGCCCACGCCGAACTGATCGGTCGGGCAGCACGCTCGGGTCTTCCGGTGTTCTGCGAGAAGCCCATCGCGCTCGATCTGCCGGGGTCCCTGAGCGCGATCGCCGAGGTCGAGACGGCCGGGACGGTTCTCCAGATGGGCTTCCAGCGGCGCTTCGACGCGGGCTACACGGGCGCGCGCGAGGCCGTGCGGTCCGGCCGGCTGGGGCGGCTGCACACCGTGCGGGCCCTGACCAGCGACCAGGCGCCGCCGGACGCCGCGTGGCTGCCGCTGTCCGGCGGGCTGTACCGGGACACGCTGATCCACGACTTCGACGTCGTGCGCTGGGTGACCGGCCGGGAGGTGGCGGACGTCTACGCCGCCGGGTCCGACGCCGGTCCCCGGATGTTCCGCGAGGCGGGCGACGTCGACACCGCCGCCGCGCTCCTCACCCTGGACGACGGCACGCTCGCCACCCTCACGGCGACCCGGATGAACGGGGCCGGCTACGACGTGCGTATGGAGCTCGCCGGGGAGCGCGACCAGATCGTGGTCGGCCTGGACGACCGTACGCCGATCGCATCCACCGAGCCGACCGGGCCGCCGGCCGCGGACAAGCCGTGGACGGGCTTCCTGGAGCGGTTCGGTCCCGCCTACGAGGCGGAGCTGAACGCGTTCGTCGAAGTCGTACGGGGTGAGCGGGCCAACCCCTGCGACGGGCGCGAGGCGCTGCAGGCGCTGCGGGTCGCCGAGGCGTGCGAGCTCTCGCGGCGGGAGCGCAGGCCGGTGCACCTCGCGGAGATTGCCGGTGGCGCCTCCCCCGCGCTGGCCTGA
- a CDS encoding GntR family transcriptional regulator, translating to MQLELSVDRSSPVPLYFQLSQQLEAAIEHGTLTPGSLLGNEIELAARLGLSRPTVRQAIQSLVDKGLLVRRRGVGTQVVHSQVKRPLELSSLYDDLEAAGQRPATRVLVNKLVPASAEIAAALGVAEDSDVHRVERLRLAHGEPMAYLCNFLPPALIDLDTDQLETTGLYRLMRAAGITLHSARQSIGARAATTEEAERLAEETGAPLLTMQRVTFDDTGRAVEYGTHTYRPTRYSFEFQLLVRT from the coding sequence GTGCAGCTCGAGCTGAGCGTGGACCGCAGCTCTCCCGTGCCGTTGTACTTCCAGCTGTCCCAGCAGCTGGAGGCCGCGATCGAGCACGGCACGCTGACCCCAGGCAGCCTGCTGGGCAATGAGATCGAACTCGCCGCCCGGCTCGGCCTGTCCCGGCCGACCGTCCGCCAGGCCATCCAGTCGCTCGTCGACAAGGGTCTCCTCGTACGCCGCCGCGGCGTGGGCACCCAGGTCGTGCACAGCCAGGTCAAGCGCCCGCTGGAGCTCAGCAGCCTCTACGACGACCTGGAAGCGGCGGGCCAGCGCCCGGCCACCAGGGTCCTCGTCAACAAGCTCGTCCCGGCCTCCGCCGAGATCGCCGCCGCACTCGGCGTCGCCGAGGACAGCGACGTCCACCGCGTCGAGCGCCTGCGCCTCGCCCACGGCGAGCCCATGGCCTACCTCTGCAACTTCCTGCCCCCCGCCCTCATCGACCTCGACACCGACCAACTGGAGACCACGGGCCTCTACCGCCTGATGCGAGCGGCGGGCATCACCCTGCACAGCGCCCGCCAGTCGATCGGCGCCCGGGCGGCGACGACGGAGGAGGCGGAGCGGCTGGCGGAGGAAACGGGGGCACCCCTGCTCACCATGCAACGCGTCACGTTCGACGACACGGGCCGCGCGGTCGAGTACGGCACACACACCTACCGCCCGACGCGCTACTCGTTCGAGTTCCAGCTCCTGGTACGCACCTGA
- a CDS encoding ROK family glucokinase: MSTYRDFTAPIGSRRATALRTVGTRERRSHLTAPRVPTVGIDIGGTKVMAGVVDADGNILEMLRTETPDKSKSPKVVEDTIAELVLDLSDRHDVHAVGIGAAGWVDADRNRVLFAPHLSWRNEPLRDRLSGRLSVPVLVDNDANTAAWAEWRFGAGRGEDHLVMITLGTGIGGAILEDGQVKRGKYGVAGEFGHMQVVPGGHRCPCGNRGCWEQYSSGNALVREARELAAADSPVAYGIIEHVKGSIGDITGPMITELARDGDAMCIELLQDIGQWLGVGIANLAAALDPSCFVIGGGVSAADDLLIGPARDAFKRHLTGRGYRPEARIVRAQLGPEAGMVGAADLARLVARRFRRAKRRRVERYERYERYAQSLRSTQETL, from the coding sequence ATGAGCACCTACCGCGACTTCACCGCCCCCATCGGCTCCCGCCGTGCCACCGCGCTCCGCACCGTCGGCACCCGGGAGCGCCGCTCGCACCTGACGGCCCCCCGCGTGCCCACGGTCGGCATCGACATCGGCGGTACGAAGGTGATGGCGGGCGTCGTCGACGCCGACGGCAACATCCTGGAGATGCTCCGCACGGAGACCCCGGACAAGTCCAAGAGCCCCAAGGTCGTCGAGGACACCATCGCCGAGCTGGTCCTGGACCTCTCCGACCGGCACGACGTGCACGCCGTCGGCATCGGTGCGGCCGGCTGGGTGGACGCCGACCGCAACCGGGTGCTGTTCGCCCCCCACCTGTCCTGGCGCAACGAACCGCTCCGCGACCGCCTCTCGGGCCGGCTCTCCGTCCCCGTCCTCGTCGACAACGACGCCAACACCGCCGCCTGGGCCGAGTGGCGCTTCGGCGCGGGCCGCGGCGAGGACCACCTGGTGATGATCACCCTCGGCACCGGCATCGGCGGCGCGATCCTGGAGGACGGCCAGGTCAAGCGCGGCAAGTACGGCGTCGCCGGCGAGTTCGGCCACATGCAGGTCGTGCCCGGCGGCCACCGCTGCCCGTGCGGCAACCGCGGCTGCTGGGAGCAGTACAGCTCCGGAAACGCCCTGGTCCGCGAGGCCCGCGAGCTGGCCGCCGCCGACTCGCCCGTCGCCTACGGCATCATCGAGCACGTCAAGGGCAGCATCGGCGACATCACCGGCCCGATGATCACCGAGCTGGCCCGTGACGGCGACGCCATGTGCATCGAGCTGCTCCAGGACATCGGCCAGTGGCTCGGCGTCGGCATCGCCAACCTCGCCGCCGCCCTCGACCCCTCCTGCTTCGTGATCGGCGGCGGTGTCTCGGCCGCCGACGACCTGCTGATCGGCCCGGCCCGGGACGCCTTCAAGCGGCACCTCACCGGCCGCGGCTACCGCCCCGAGGCCCGCATCGTCCGGGCCCAGCTCGGCCCCGAGGCCGGCATGGTCGGTGCCGCCGACCTGGCCCGGCTGGTCGCCCGCCGCTTCCGCCGCGCCAAGCGCCGCCGCGTGGAGCGGTACGAGCGCTACGAGCGGTACGCGCAGTCGCTCCGCAGCACCCAGGAGACGCTGTGA
- a CDS encoding sugar kinase, whose product MTASLPHQGPWPDDPDRPVEDRRHMIRRRALTLLIIVLLIGIPAGYLVISANQSRDSGKDKEAKYSATGLTEGWPSKLQRRIYQVPVPHPAWHVAYYETNNWKTSRLYTQFETNAAGLDAYLTGLGVTRADMKKGHITIGARDRKVTGWKFATTDSWYGFVHRQKNPAPTHDVVLDLSNPAYPWVYVVSRTVP is encoded by the coding sequence GTGACCGCTTCCCTGCCCCACCAGGGCCCCTGGCCCGACGATCCGGACCGCCCGGTCGAGGACCGCCGCCACATGATCCGCCGCAGGGCCCTCACCCTGCTGATCATCGTGCTGCTCATCGGCATCCCGGCCGGCTACCTGGTGATCTCCGCGAACCAGAGCCGCGACAGCGGCAAGGACAAGGAGGCGAAGTACTCGGCGACCGGCCTGACCGAGGGCTGGCCCTCCAAGCTCCAGCGCCGGATCTACCAGGTGCCCGTCCCGCACCCGGCCTGGCACGTGGCGTACTACGAGACCAACAACTGGAAGACCAGCCGCCTCTACACCCAGTTCGAGACCAACGCGGCCGGCCTGGACGCCTACCTGACCGGCCTGGGCGTGACCCGCGCGGACATGAAGAAGGGCCACATCACCATCGGCGCCCGCGACCGCAAGGTCACCGGCTGGAAGTTCGCCACGACCGACTCCTGGTACGGCTTCGTCCACCGCCAGAAGAACCCGGCACCCACCCACGACGTCGTCCTGGACCTGTCCAACCCGGCGTACCCCTGGGTGTACGTCGTGTCCCGGACCGTGCCCTGA
- a CDS encoding DEAD/DEAH box helicase, which produces MGETALTAERAADATVPVRLPAVFLPAPLPREGRVVFWDPDGEPLPAQDTELTVVRRHGAGVRRRTTPALSLPLETALPLLVRARHDPAAHPATACWGAAALHALRLTARGRLLPGLTSTGHDAWRAGPLDPDDIAHLRAVAAALPHEGHAVPLPGPGPVRLPEPEALVRAFLDAVADTLPRTPAAPHTSGRPFAAREAQHLPTAHDWAAEVAAGMDAGVRISLRLDLSAYDLFDDAFDGGARSAGAAIVQVHSLADPTLVADAAALWAGEADDAFGPRARVDAALAVRRAARVWPPLDRLADQDVPDVLALTEDELSDLLGVAATRLAAAGVAVHWPRDLAQDLSAAAVVRPAPGSATDGTGFFESEDLLQFRWQLALGGDPLTDTEMDALAEAHRPVVRLRDQWVLVDPALVRKARKRDLGLLDPVDALSVALTGTADVDGETVEAVPVGALAALRDRLTAGIRPAEPPPDLRATLRDYQLRGLAWLDLMTTLGLGGCLADDMGLGKTVTLIALHLKRARREPTLVVCPASLLGNWQREITRFAPGAPVRRFHGPDRSLDGLDGGFVLTTYGTMRSAAPALAERTWGMVVADEAQHVKNPYSATAKALRTIPAPARVALTGTPVENNLSELWALLDWTTPGLLGPLKSFRARHARAVENGEDEEAVERLARLVRPFLLRRKKSDPGIVPELPPKTETDHPVPLTREQAALYEAVVRESMLAIETAEGMPRRGLVLKLLTSLKQICNHPALFLKEEHTSAAGDRLAARSGKLALLDELLDTLLAEDGSALVFTQYVGMARLITSHLATRAVPVDLLHGGTPVPERERMVDRFQAGSTPVLVLSLKAAGTGLNLTRAGHVVHFDRWWNPAVEEQATDRAYRIGQTQPVQVHRLITEGTIEDRIAEMLQSKRALADAILGSGESSLTELTDRELSDLVSLRRAS; this is translated from the coding sequence ATGGGAGAGACGGCTCTGACGGCCGAGCGGGCGGCGGACGCCACGGTCCCGGTCCGGCTCCCTGCCGTCTTCCTGCCCGCGCCCCTCCCGCGCGAGGGGCGCGTCGTGTTCTGGGACCCCGACGGCGAGCCACTGCCCGCCCAGGACACCGAGCTGACCGTCGTACGACGGCACGGCGCGGGAGTCCGGCGGCGGACCACCCCGGCGCTGTCCCTCCCGCTGGAGACCGCCCTGCCGCTCCTGGTGCGCGCCCGGCACGACCCGGCGGCCCACCCCGCCACCGCCTGCTGGGGCGCCGCCGCGCTGCACGCCCTGCGCCTCACCGCCCGCGGCCGGCTGCTGCCCGGCCTCACCTCCACGGGCCACGACGCCTGGCGCGCCGGCCCCCTCGACCCGGACGACATCGCGCACCTGCGCGCGGTGGCCGCCGCCCTGCCCCACGAGGGCCACGCCGTGCCGCTGCCCGGCCCCGGCCCGGTCCGGCTGCCCGAGCCGGAAGCGCTGGTGCGCGCCTTCCTGGACGCCGTCGCCGACACCCTGCCCCGCACCCCGGCCGCGCCCCACACCTCCGGCAGGCCCTTCGCCGCCCGCGAGGCCCAGCACCTGCCCACCGCCCACGACTGGGCCGCCGAGGTCGCCGCCGGCATGGACGCCGGCGTGCGGATCTCGCTCCGCCTGGACCTGTCGGCGTACGACCTGTTCGACGACGCCTTTGACGGCGGTGCCCGCAGCGCCGGCGCCGCGATCGTCCAGGTGCACAGCCTCGCCGACCCCACCCTCGTGGCCGACGCGGCGGCCCTGTGGGCGGGCGAGGCCGACGACGCCTTCGGGCCCCGCGCGCGCGTGGACGCCGCCCTCGCCGTCCGCCGCGCAGCCCGCGTCTGGCCCCCGCTCGACCGGCTCGCCGACCAGGACGTGCCCGACGTGCTGGCCCTGACCGAGGACGAGCTGAGCGATCTGCTCGGGGTCGCGGCGACCCGGCTCGCCGCGGCCGGGGTCGCCGTGCACTGGCCGCGGGACCTCGCGCAGGACCTGTCCGCCGCGGCGGTGGTCCGCCCGGCCCCCGGCTCGGCGACCGACGGCACCGGCTTCTTCGAGAGCGAGGACCTCCTCCAGTTCCGCTGGCAGCTGGCGCTCGGCGGCGACCCGCTCACCGACACCGAGATGGACGCCCTCGCCGAGGCCCACCGCCCGGTCGTCCGGCTGCGCGACCAGTGGGTGCTGGTCGACCCGGCGCTCGTCCGCAAGGCCCGCAAACGGGACCTGGGACTGCTCGACCCGGTTGACGCGCTGTCCGTCGCCCTCACCGGCACGGCCGACGTGGACGGCGAGACGGTCGAGGCCGTCCCCGTCGGCGCGCTGGCCGCCCTGCGCGACCGCCTGACCGCGGGGATCCGCCCGGCCGAACCGCCCCCGGACCTGCGTGCCACCCTGCGGGACTACCAGCTCCGGGGCCTGGCCTGGCTCGACCTGATGACCACCCTGGGCCTCGGCGGCTGCCTCGCCGACGACATGGGACTCGGCAAAACCGTCACCCTCATCGCCCTGCACCTGAAGCGGGCCCGACGCGAACCCACCCTGGTCGTCTGCCCGGCCTCCCTGCTTGGCAACTGGCAGCGGGAGATCACCCGCTTCGCCCCCGGCGCGCCCGTCCGCCGCTTCCACGGCCCCGACCGCAGCCTCGACGGCCTGGACGGCGGATTCGTCCTCACCACCTACGGCACCATGCGCTCGGCTGCTCCCGCCCTGGCCGAGCGCACCTGGGGCATGGTCGTCGCCGACGAGGCGCAGCACGTCAAGAACCCCTACTCGGCCACCGCCAAGGCGCTGCGCACCATCCCGGCCCCCGCGCGCGTCGCCCTGACCGGCACGCCCGTCGAGAACAACCTCTCGGAGCTGTGGGCCCTGCTCGACTGGACCACCCCGGGCCTCCTCGGCCCGCTCAAGTCCTTCCGCGCACGGCACGCCCGAGCCGTGGAGAACGGCGAGGACGAGGAGGCGGTGGAGCGCCTGGCCCGCCTGGTCCGGCCCTTCCTGCTGCGCCGCAAGAAGTCCGACCCGGGCATCGTGCCCGAGCTGCCGCCCAAGACGGAGACCGACCACCCGGTCCCGCTCACCCGCGAACAGGCCGCGCTGTACGAGGCGGTGGTCCGCGAGTCGATGCTCGCCATCGAGACGGCCGAGGGCATGCCCCGCCGGGGCCTGGTGCTGAAGCTCCTCACGTCGCTGAAGCAGATCTGCAACCACCCGGCGCTGTTCCTCAAGGAGGAACACACCTCGGCCGCCGGCGACCGGCTCGCCGCCCGTTCCGGCAAACTCGCCCTGCTGGACGAGCTGCTGGACACACTGCTGGCGGAGGACGGGTCCGCCCTCGTCTTCACCCAGTACGTCGGGATGGCCCGCCTGATCACCTCCCATCTGGCCACCCGCGCCGTCCCGGTCGACCTCCTCCACGGCGGGACGCCGGTTCCCGAGCGGGAGCGGATGGTGGACCGCTTCCAGGCCGGTTCGACGCCGGTCCTGGTGCTGTCGCTCAAGGCGGCCGGCACCGGCCTGAACCTCACCCGCGCGGGCCACGTCGTGCACTTCGACCGCTGGTGGAACCCGGCCGTCGAGGAACAGGCCACCGACCGTGCCTACCGCATCGGCCAGACCCAGCCGGTGCAGGTCCACCGCCTCATCACCGAGGGCACCATCGAGGACCGCATCGCCGAGATGCTCCAGTCCAAGCGCGCCCTGGCCGACGCGATCCTCGGCTCCGGCGAGTCCTCCCTCACGGAACTGACGGACCGGGAGCTGTCCGACCTTGTGTCCCTGCGGAGGGCGTCATGA
- a CDS encoding SWIM zinc finger family protein, translating into MAATREPQASGDPQTSPPGVTPAGAAPARSAAQAGTGPRAADVAREALRAARDEARRAREETEREGARRRRRARQSAVDARAAAARRAGADAPGGGTRDVRRLLSDAFRMPGPPDETSDGVRTTGQGGETSRMTDLLHGAADRSPARPHSGHGLAAPGQETPDSGHSPAAPGPETQDAAGIPPGSRSEPSDATTATNAPAGGAPEFVARAGDPGRRGPDLVAQAGNPGRRDPDSVAHADDPARRDPDPVAQAGAPTPRDPDSFAHADAPATVVPASVVTPASDYAAPRHTAPPSPAAVGHTPAETAASHRLRSSRSPRSMAAPTRDHELRRTFPPFPPRDGDRFAESWWGNAWVGALEQGALDVKRLERGRGYAGQGHVDAITVTPGLVLAYVQGSRPRPYRVQVSLRTLDDTDWDRFLDAAADRPGHIAALLDKEMPRSLAECGVPLLPGPGDLEPRCSCPDRGHPCKHAAALCYQTARLLDADPFVLLLLRGRGERDLLDALSRLSATRAARAAQDRGPAPLPGVRASEVLASRTLPSLPAPLPPPAHPEQPPAYPAAPGGPDPFALDQLATDAAARAHALLSTGRDPVGQLTFWQDAVRLAAARPGAGLTAGTRALYSSLASAAGRTPPELARAVAAWRQGGLEGLAVLEEPWDPPAGRFDRARPLLLAADLPAFRPWRNHLTHPQGHVQLRLGRDGLWYAYESEPGRDDWWPRGTPDLDPVGALTGLGLPSDL; encoded by the coding sequence GTGGCTGCGACACGCGAGCCGCAGGCATCCGGCGACCCGCAGACGAGCCCGCCGGGGGTCACGCCTGCCGGCGCGGCCCCCGCGCGGTCCGCCGCCCAGGCGGGTACCGGGCCGCGTGCGGCGGACGTCGCGCGCGAGGCGCTGCGCGCGGCGCGGGACGAGGCGCGGCGGGCCCGCGAGGAGACCGAGCGGGAAGGTGCCCGCCGTAGGCGCCGGGCCCGGCAGAGCGCCGTGGACGCCAGAGCGGCGGCTGCGCGACGGGCCGGCGCGGATGCCCCCGGCGGGGGCACGCGTGATGTACGGCGGTTGCTCTCCGACGCCTTCCGGATGCCGGGCCCGCCGGACGAGACCTCCGACGGCGTGCGGACGACCGGGCAGGGTGGCGAAACCTCTCGCATGACCGACCTGCTGCACGGCGCCGCCGACCGAAGCCCGGCCAGACCACACAGCGGACACGGCCTGGCCGCGCCGGGCCAGGAGACTCCGGACAGCGGCCACAGCCCAGCCGCGCCGGGCCCGGAAACGCAGGACGCAGCCGGAATCCCCCCGGGGTCCCGGTCCGAGCCCTCGGACGCCACGACTGCGACAAACGCCCCGGCAGGTGGGGCTCCGGAGTTCGTCGCGCGGGCGGGCGACCCGGGACGTCGGGGCCCGGACCTCGTCGCGCAGGCGGGCAATCCGGGACGTCGGGATCCGGACTCTGTCGCGCACGCGGACGACCCGGCTCGTCGGGATCCGGACCCTGTCGCGCAGGCGGGCGCCCCGACACCCCGTGACCCGGACTCTTTCGCGCACGCGGACGCCCCGGCGACGGTGGTCCCGGCCTCGGTTGTGACGCCGGCTTCGGACTACGCCGCGCCCCGCCACACCGCGCCGCCGAGCCCCGCGGCCGTCGGCCACACGCCGGCCGAGACCGCGGCGTCGCACCGCCTCCGGTCCTCCCGCTCGCCCCGCTCCATGGCCGCCCCCACCCGTGACCACGAACTGCGCCGCACCTTCCCGCCCTTCCCACCCCGGGACGGCGACCGCTTCGCCGAGAGCTGGTGGGGAAACGCCTGGGTCGGCGCGCTGGAGCAGGGCGCGCTGGACGTGAAGCGGCTGGAGCGCGGGCGGGGCTACGCGGGGCAGGGGCATGTCGACGCCATCACCGTCACACCCGGACTCGTGCTGGCCTACGTCCAGGGCAGCCGCCCCCGCCCGTATCGCGTCCAGGTAAGCCTGCGCACGCTCGACGACACCGACTGGGACCGTTTCCTCGACGCGGCCGCCGACCGCCCCGGGCATATCGCCGCGCTGCTCGACAAGGAGATGCCGCGGTCCCTCGCGGAGTGCGGTGTGCCGCTGCTGCCCGGCCCCGGTGACCTGGAGCCCCGGTGCAGCTGCCCCGACCGAGGTCACCCCTGCAAGCACGCGGCCGCCCTCTGCTACCAGACCGCCCGGCTGCTCGACGCCGACCCCTTCGTCCTGCTCCTGCTGCGCGGCCGGGGCGAGCGGGACCTGCTCGATGCGCTGTCCCGGCTGAGCGCTACCCGCGCGGCGCGCGCCGCGCAGGACAGGGGCCCGGCACCCCTGCCGGGCGTGCGGGCATCGGAGGTTCTCGCGTCGCGCACCCTCCCGTCCCTCCCCGCACCTCTCCCGCCGCCCGCGCACCCCGAGCAGCCCCCGGCCTACCCGGCGGCCCCCGGCGGCCCGGACCCCTTCGCGCTCGACCAGTTGGCCACGGACGCCGCCGCCCGCGCCCACGCCCTGCTCAGCACCGGTCGTGACCCGGTCGGGCAGCTGACCTTCTGGCAGGACGCGGTCCGCCTGGCCGCCGCCCGCCCCGGGGCGGGACTTACCGCCGGCACCCGGGCGCTCTACTCGTCCCTCGCCTCCGCGGCGGGCCGTACCCCGCCCGAACTGGCCCGCGCCGTCGCCGCCTGGCGTCAGGGCGGACTGGAGGGCCTCGCCGTACTGGAGGAGCCGTGGGACCCGCCGGCCGGGCGGTTCGACCGGGCCCGCCCTCTCCTGCTCGCCGCCGACCTGCCCGCCTTCCGCCCCTGGCGCAACCACCTCACCCACCCTCAGGGCCACGTCCAGCTCCGTCTCGGCCGCGACGGCCTCTGGTACGCCTACGAGTCCGAACCGGGCCGCGACGACTGGTGGCCCAGAGGCACTCCCGACCTGGACCCGGTCGGTGCCCTCACGGGCCTCGGCCTGCCGAGCGACCTCTGA
- a CDS encoding VOC family protein — MRGAQGKRREAPDWPDGPVPQQMHLDLSVASLGELRNQHERVLTLGGSLLDNRDRPDPDDEERFRVHRDPAGHPFCIFVAERDE, encoded by the coding sequence CTGCGAGGTGCGCAAGGGAAGCGGCGAGAAGCACCGGATTGGCCCGACGGCCCGGTGCCCCAGCAGATGCACCTCGATCTGAGCGTCGCCTCGTTGGGGGAACTGCGGAACCAGCACGAGCGCGTGCTCACCCTCGGCGGCAGCCTGCTCGACAACCGGGACCGGCCGGATCCCGACGACGAGGAGCGCTTCCGTGTCCACCGGGACCCCGCGGGCCACCCGTTCTGCATCTTCGTCGCGGAGCGGGACGAGTAG
- a CDS encoding glyoxalase, producing the protein MHHVELWVPDLHRALASLGWLLEALGYTLFQCWDGGRSWRLGPTYLVIEQSPDLSAEQHDRRPGLNHLAPAGPQVSTISLTRGCDCLFPSFTPTMRQADSHMVNSCR; encoded by the coding sequence GTGCATCACGTCGAGCTGTGGGTGCCGGACCTCCACCGCGCGCTCGCCTCGCTCGGCTGGCTGCTGGAGGCGCTGGGCTACACCCTCTTCCAATGCTGGGACGGCGGCCGCAGTTGGCGGCTCGGGCCGACCTACCTGGTCATCGAGCAGTCCCCGGACCTGAGCGCCGAACAGCACGACCGCCGCCCGGGACTGAACCACCTGGCCCCAGCAGGTCCGCAGGTCTCGACGATTTCTCTGACCCGCGGCTGCGACTGTCTCTTCCCCTCGTTCACACCAACGATGCGGCAGGCCGACAGTCACATGGTCAACAGCTGTCGTTAG